A region from the Pelobates fuscus isolate aPelFus1 chromosome 3, aPelFus1.pri, whole genome shotgun sequence genome encodes:
- the LOC134601989 gene encoding olfactory receptor 11A1-like, whose product MNQTIVKEFIFRGFEIHNYHLKMLTFIIFLMVYTATVIGNLLIIVLVYNFKHLHSPMYIFLSNLSLSDILFTTNIVPNLLYLILEDLDNTISFNACVLQFYIYGMLGSTECFFLTTMSYDRYLAICNPLYYHSVMNITLQKQLITFSWVTSSIVTLFPVILIYQLHFCGPNIIDHFFCDIAPLLELACSSTTALKMETLISSIYVVLMPFLFIISTYFRIIKTILNIKSAHGRQNTFSTCSSHLVVVSTHFLTIITVYSIPTTSYTSSANKIRSLLYIVGTPLFNPIIYSLRNKEVKMALLQLSSLKTNNSSAIELPLRRTKKSSGPHLFG is encoded by the coding sequence atgaaccAGACAATAGTGAAAGAATTTATATTTCGAGGATTTGAAATTCATAATTATCACTTGAAAATGTTGACTTTTATCATTTTCTTAATGGTGTATACAGCAACAGTGATTGGGAATCTACTTATCATTGTGCTGGTCTACAACTTTAAGCATCTCCATTCTCCAATGTACATTTTCCTTAGCAATCTCTCTTTGTCTGACATCTTGTTCACGACAAACATAGTTCCAAATTTGCTTTATCTCATCTTGGAAGACCTAGATAATACTATATCATTTAATGCCTGTGTCTTACAATTTTACATTTATGGTATGTTAGGTAGCACAGAATGTTTCTTTCTTACCACAATGTCTTATGATAGGTATTTGGCTATTTGTAATCCACTCTATTATCACTCTGTCATGAACATAACTCTACAAAAACAACTCATTACTTTCTCTTGGGTAACTAGCTCTATTGTAACACTTTTTCCTGTTATTCTCATATATCAACTACATTTCTGTGGACCGAATATCATAGATCACTTCTTCTGTGATATTGCACCACTTTTAGAACTTGCTTGCTCAAGCACCACTGCTTTAAAAATGGAAACCCTTATTTCATCAATCTATGTGGTTCTaatgccatttttatttatcatttctaCCTACTTCCGTATTATCAAAACAATCCTCAATATCAAATCTGCCCATGGAAGACAAAATACATTCTCTACCTGTAGTTCTCATCTGGTAGTTGTGAGCACCCATTTTTTGACCATAATTACTGTTTATAGCATTCCAACAACATCATACACCTCATCTGCAAACAAAATAAGATCTCTGCTTTACATTGTGGGGACTCCACTGTTCAACCCAATCATATATAGCTTGAGGAACAAAGAGGTAAAAATGGCTCTTCTCCAGTTAAgctctttaaaaacaaacaattcttCTGCCATTGAGCTTCCTCTAAGAAGAACAAAAAAATCAAGTGGTCCTCACTTGTTTGGATGA